One window from the genome of Montipora foliosa isolate CH-2021 chromosome 5, ASM3666993v2, whole genome shotgun sequence encodes:
- the LOC138002413 gene encoding uncharacterized protein yields the protein MSLEENESGSELLAEDQMFSDLETDSEWIDASPSSPSSTPQCSTSASISALPTSSSSVPLPVTTMSSVSFTASSTTTSSGHTYASALSVPLSSGASTSVALPVSSAASTSVSTSAVSSLLQPACAPFSVPVQGSGVSSNLLSVPVTSAQTVTSATAPSKIPKVEQV from the coding sequence ATGTCTTTGGAAGAGAATGAAAGTGGAAGTGAGTTATTAGCAGAGGATCAGATGTTCAGTGACCTTGAAACAGACAGTGAGTGGATAGACGCAAGCCCATCCTCACCATCAAGCACTCCCCAGTGTTCTACAAGTGCAAGCATCTCTGCACTACCTACTTCATCTTCATCTGTTCCACTTCCAGTTACTACTATGTCATCTGTCTCATTTACAGCTTCCTCTACAACAACCTCTTCAGGACACACTTATGCTAGTGCATTATCTGTACCCCTTTCTAGTGGTGCTTCAACTTCTGTTGCACTTCCTGTTTCCTCAGCAGCATCCACCTCTGTGTCAACTAGTGCTGTATCATCGCTCCTACAGCCTGCTTGTGCCCCATTTTCTGTTCCTGTGCAAGGTTCTGGTGTGTCATCAAATCTACTGTCAGTTCCTGTCACATCTGCTCAAACAGTAACTTCAGCAACTGCACCATCAAAAATACCCAAAGTTGAGCAGGTATGA
- the LOC138002414 gene encoding uncharacterized protein, protein MEDLAKMEGGTTQSSTSIPTSSQEVKVGANAQRRREQLVQDVLKSNESVKFYTGIPSLLCFMLLVNILLPYAGKMKYWDKNKHQKSYYQNDPKKEKPGRKCDVGLKEEFILVLLRMKLGLMERHLADIFAVSVSTVSRIYMTWVRFLALTFNGSLLHWPLKQEIKGKQLSRKARKETRSIAKVRIHVERAIERLKEFKIFHGNIPLASLKLIDQEVIVCASLRNPLPPLAK, encoded by the exons ATGGAAGACCTCGCCAAAATGGAAGGGGGAACAACTCAGTCTTCGACTTCAATCCCAACCTCCAGCCAAGAAGTAAAAGTTGGCGCTAATGCTCAAAGAAGAAGAGAGCAATTGGTTCAAGACGTGTTGAAAAGCAATGAATCTGTAAAATTTTATACAGGCATTCCGTCACTATTGTGTTTCATGCTTCTCGTCAATATCCTCCTTCCGTATGCAGGAAAAATGAAGTATTGGGACAAGAACAAGCATCAGAAATCCTACTACCAGAATGATCCTAAGAAGGAAAAACCAGGGCGAAAATGCGATGTTGGATTGAAAGAGGAGTTTATTCTTGTTCTGTTGCGGATGAAACTAGGTCTAATGGAAAGGCACCTTGCCGACATTTTCGCAGTTTCTGTCAGTACAGTTAGTCGGATTTATATGACATGGGTTCGCTTTTTAGCTCTGACTTTTAACGGTTCACTACTTCACTGGCCATTAAAACAGGAAATTAA AGGTAAACAATTGTCAAGAAAGGCTCGCAAAGAAACACGTTCAATCGCAAAAGTGAGAATACATGTTGAGAGAGCAATTGAGAGGTTGaaagaattcaaaattttccatGGAAACATCCCATTAGCATCGTTAAAGTTAATTGACCAGGAGGTCATTGTGTGTGCTTCATTACGTAATCCTCTTCCTCCTTTAGCCAAGTAG